In Rhodanobacter humi, the following are encoded in one genomic region:
- a CDS encoding Wzz/FepE/Etk N-terminal domain-containing protein yields the protein MEHDEIYLVDLWRVFVREWKWFVLVLALTLACTYAFAHLAKRQWEATAWIQIAQVGQVPAGQDPKVEPLQRVTERLQLVPFQNEVLQSAGYAPTSSVAGLYRKSLKLEPMLYAGSLVKLTVRAYSRQQASELAAATVAQLRLVHQGLEEAPLAAARARLAQIDAELQTALADQARYRQAAASGNKGEAGGKDVANPMLASLLLANKEDEIRGLRQAKNDLVERLGPTYTYETSTVWPIYVPEGQAFPNPMLTWGIGLLLGIFLGVSASVARSTARRSA from the coding sequence ATGGAACACGATGAAATCTATCTGGTCGACCTGTGGCGGGTCTTTGTGCGCGAGTGGAAGTGGTTCGTGCTCGTGCTGGCGCTGACCCTGGCCTGCACTTACGCGTTCGCGCATCTGGCGAAGCGCCAGTGGGAGGCGACGGCCTGGATCCAGATCGCGCAGGTCGGGCAGGTGCCGGCCGGCCAGGATCCGAAGGTCGAACCCTTGCAGCGCGTGACCGAGCGCTTGCAGCTGGTGCCATTCCAGAACGAGGTCTTGCAGAGCGCCGGCTATGCGCCGACTTCGTCCGTGGCCGGGCTTTACCGCAAGAGCCTGAAGCTGGAACCGATGCTCTACGCGGGCTCGCTGGTCAAGTTGACCGTGCGGGCGTATTCACGGCAGCAGGCCAGCGAGCTGGCCGCGGCGACGGTCGCCCAGTTGCGTCTGGTCCACCAAGGTCTCGAGGAGGCGCCGCTGGCGGCGGCACGCGCGCGCCTCGCCCAGATCGATGCCGAGCTGCAGACCGCGCTGGCCGACCAGGCCCGGTATCGCCAGGCGGCCGCGTCGGGAAACAAGGGCGAGGCGGGCGGCAAGGACGTCGCCAATCCGATGCTCGCGAGTCTGCTGCTGGCCAACAAGGAAGACGAGATCCGTGGCCTGCGGCAGGCGAAGAACGATCTCGTCGAACGCCTCGGACCCACCTACACCTACGAAACCTCGACGGTGTGGCCGATCTATGTACCGGAGGGACAAGCCTTTCCGAATCCCATGCTGACCTGGGGCATCGGCCTGCTGCTGGGGATCTTCCTGGGTGTGTCAGCAAGCGTTGCGCGCAGCACCGCACGGCGATCTGCGTAG
- a CDS encoding nuclear transport factor 2 family protein, with product MSQLDRRGFLQRLGASLALAPFAGMAMTQRRPPNAGFVPEQQDPASAKPDSQAIAIAHAHIEAWSNHDFASARKSLAADIHFTATSMQPAVTPTDLVGIDNYMTGLVRFAQAVVPASARVIASIGDERNALVMVTVKAFLGLGTPKTLPMARLYLLDGQGKIKGEQVIFYVDRS from the coding sequence ATGAGCCAGCTGGATCGACGAGGGTTCCTGCAAAGGCTCGGGGCCAGCCTCGCGCTGGCGCCATTCGCCGGAATGGCCATGACGCAGCGCAGGCCGCCCAACGCCGGCTTCGTGCCGGAGCAGCAAGACCCGGCATCGGCCAAGCCGGATTCCCAGGCCATTGCCATTGCCCATGCCCATATCGAGGCTTGGAGCAACCACGACTTTGCATCAGCGCGGAAAAGCCTTGCGGCCGACATCCACTTCACCGCAACAAGCATGCAACCCGCCGTGACGCCAACCGATCTCGTCGGCATCGACAACTACATGACAGGCCTGGTCCGGTTCGCGCAGGCCGTCGTACCGGCCAGTGCCCGGGTGATCGCGAGCATCGGCGATGAGCGCAACGCACTCGTCATGGTGACGGTCAAGGCGTTTCTCGGTCTCGGCACACCGAAGACGCTTCCGATGGCGCGCCTCTATCTGCTCGATGGACAGGGCAAGATCAAGGGCGAGCAAGTCATCTTCTACGTCGACCGGAGCTGA
- a CDS encoding class I SAM-dependent methyltransferase: MSEAQLLDTQRAFDSVAADYDGPRGNNELIQRMRATLWDTVCRELPGGGRLLDLGCGTGLDAIEFAQRGYQVVATDWSPQMVARTQVRAAAAGMEARVDTAHLGIQQLDRLDDAFDGIYSNFGPLNCAPDLHAVAAECARLLRPGGRLVFSVIGRICPWELVHYVLRGRFRRAGVRAARGVTAVGMNRHTIWTSYYLPREFHRAFAGEFALAGYRALGLFLPPPYLVDYYRRHRRRNACLGWLDDRLGALPLLRDMGDHFLIVMRRR, from the coding sequence TTGAGCGAGGCGCAACTGCTCGACACGCAGCGCGCCTTCGACAGCGTGGCAGCCGACTACGACGGCCCCCGCGGCAACAACGAGCTGATCCAGCGCATGCGCGCGACCCTGTGGGACACCGTGTGCCGCGAACTTCCCGGTGGCGGACGCCTGCTCGACCTGGGCTGCGGCACCGGCCTCGACGCGATCGAATTCGCGCAGCGCGGCTACCAGGTCGTCGCCACCGACTGGTCGCCGCAGATGGTCGCGCGCACCCAGGTGCGTGCCGCCGCCGCGGGCATGGAGGCCCGTGTCGACACCGCGCACCTCGGCATCCAGCAGCTCGACCGGCTCGACGACGCGTTCGACGGCATCTACTCGAACTTCGGCCCGCTGAACTGCGCACCGGACCTGCACGCGGTCGCGGCCGAATGCGCGCGCCTGCTGCGGCCCGGCGGCCGGCTGGTGTTCTCGGTGATCGGCCGGATCTGCCCGTGGGAGCTGGTGCATTACGTGCTGCGCGGCCGCTTCCGGCGGGCCGGCGTGCGCGCCGCGCGTGGCGTCACCGCGGTGGGCATGAACCGCCACACGATCTGGACCAGCTACTACCTGCCGCGCGAGTTCCATCGCGCCTTCGCCGGAGAGTTCGCACTGGCGGGCTACCGCGCGCTCGGCCTGTTCCTGCCGCCGCCCTACCTGGTGGACTACTACCGCCGCCATCGTCGCCGCAACGCATGCCTGGGCTGGCTCGACGATCGCCTCGGCGCGCTGCCGCTGCTGCGCGACATGGGCGATCACTTCCTGATCGTGATGCGCAGGCGCTGA
- a CDS encoding amidohydrolase family protein: protein MSFLQAALDISLCRAITVAPAGISHAPLPIRAARIGASLAARAWRIDLRDHLIFPGLINAHEHLHVNAVPPLPADAPFANSYAWIAAFQAHFAEPAVAAALRLPKALRLRHGALKNLLAGVTCVAHHDPWHPALDALDFPVALLRDYGWSYALGWPGYGPPVPASFAATPMGRPWMIHLAEGTDAVAQAELAQLDRLGCLAANSVLVHGVGLRERDIDRVLASGAAMVWCPTSNRRLLGRTLDPRRLCAAGRLALGSDSRLSGARDLLEEMHDIAARGELAPAQILALATTAAARILRLPGRGNLAPGARADLVIVEDRGGAARSLVDLDRSDIRAVVRDGVPCIADPDFAEWFAVAGVDTVPAMLDGRPKLLAAPLAEPDLLALEPGLELVAARNAPERERAVEAR, encoded by the coding sequence ATGAGCTTCCTGCAAGCCGCGCTGGACATCAGTCTGTGCCGTGCGATCACGGTCGCGCCGGCTGGCATCTCGCACGCGCCGCTGCCGATCCGGGCTGCGCGTATCGGCGCCTCGCTGGCCGCGCGGGCATGGCGCATCGACCTGCGCGATCACCTGATCTTCCCCGGCCTGATCAACGCGCACGAGCACCTGCACGTCAACGCGGTGCCGCCGCTGCCAGCGGACGCGCCGTTCGCGAACAGCTACGCGTGGATCGCGGCGTTCCAGGCGCACTTCGCCGAGCCCGCCGTGGCCGCCGCGCTGCGCCTGCCGAAGGCGCTGCGGCTGCGTCACGGTGCGCTGAAGAACCTGCTCGCCGGCGTCACCTGCGTGGCGCACCACGACCCCTGGCACCCGGCGCTAGACGCGCTGGATTTCCCGGTGGCGCTGCTGCGCGACTACGGCTGGAGCTACGCGCTGGGCTGGCCCGGCTACGGGCCGCCGGTGCCGGCGAGCTTCGCCGCCACGCCCATGGGGCGGCCTTGGATGATCCATCTGGCCGAGGGCACGGATGCGGTCGCGCAGGCGGAGCTGGCGCAGCTGGACCGGCTCGGCTGCCTGGCGGCGAACAGCGTGCTGGTGCATGGCGTGGGTCTGCGCGAGCGCGACATCGACCGCGTGCTCGCCAGCGGCGCCGCGATGGTGTGGTGCCCGACCAGCAACCGCAGGCTGCTCGGGCGCACGCTCGATCCGCGGCGGCTGTGCGCGGCCGGGCGGCTGGCGCTGGGCAGCGACTCGCGGCTCAGCGGCGCGCGCGACCTGCTCGAAGAAATGCACGACATCGCTGCCCGCGGCGAGCTCGCGCCCGCGCAGATCCTGGCGTTGGCCACGACCGCGGCGGCGCGCATCCTGCGCCTGCCGGGGCGCGGCAACCTCGCGCCGGGCGCACGGGCGGACCTGGTGATCGTCGAGGACCGCGGCGGCGCGGCGCGCAGCCTGGTCGACCTCGATCGCAGCGACATCCGCGCGGTGGTGCGCGACGGCGTGCCGTGCATCGCCGATCCCGATTTCGCCGAATGGTTCGCGGTCGCCGGCGTGGACACCGTGCCCGCGATGCTGGACGGCCGGCCGAAGTTGCTGGCCGCGCCGCTGGCCGAGCCGGACCTGCTTGCGCTCGAGCCTGGGCTCGAACTCGTCGCCGCACGCAACGCGCCCGAGCGCGAGCGTGCCGTGGAAGCGCGATGA
- a CDS encoding class I SAM-dependent methyltransferase — MTHPPLLEPAEAYALWAAEYPAHAHNPVMCAEERAMLALMPASLRGQAVLDAGCGSGRYLLHALRRGAMRATGVDLSPPMLERAAAELGSLRADAPVTLLQGDLVALPVPDAQADLTICGLVVGHLDDLEQALAELRRVTRPGGILLCSDVHPIGHALGWRRDFKSAGSRYAVRHTQHLYGDWHAACAALGLHIEQVLEPMLDPADIPAGAHFDPRALEVPVALVFRLRRAPGSDSACMQACP; from the coding sequence ATGACGCACCCGCCGCTGCTCGAACCGGCCGAGGCCTACGCGCTGTGGGCAGCGGAGTATCCGGCGCACGCCCACAATCCGGTGATGTGCGCCGAGGAGCGCGCGATGCTCGCGTTGATGCCGGCTTCGCTGCGCGGACAGGCTGTGCTCGATGCCGGCTGCGGCAGCGGGCGCTACCTGTTGCACGCGCTGCGGCGCGGCGCGATGCGCGCGACCGGCGTGGACCTGTCGCCGCCCATGCTGGAACGCGCTGCCGCGGAGCTGGGCAGCTTGCGCGCCGACGCGCCGGTCACGCTGCTGCAAGGTGACTTGGTGGCCTTGCCGGTGCCGGATGCCCAGGCGGACCTGACGATCTGCGGTCTGGTCGTCGGACACCTCGATGACTTGGAGCAGGCGCTGGCCGAGCTGCGCCGGGTGACCCGGCCCGGCGGCATCCTGCTGTGCAGCGACGTGCATCCGATCGGGCATGCGCTGGGCTGGCGGCGCGATTTCAAGTCCGCGGGCAGCCGCTACGCCGTGCGGCACACGCAGCACCTGTACGGCGATTGGCATGCCGCCTGCGCCGCGCTCGGGCTGCACATCGAACAGGTGCTGGAACCCATGCTTGACCCCGCCGACATCCCCGCCGGCGCGCACTTCGACCCCCGGGCGCTGGAGGTTCCCGTCGCGCTGGTGTTCCGCTTGCGGCGCGCACCCGGTTCCGATTCCGCTTGCATGCAGGCCTGCCCATGA
- a CDS encoding B12-binding domain-containing radical SAM protein, producing MTAPRTLLINPTVTSRSSARFPLGLLQLAAALDRNGSSRIIDGNVDRDFVNDSLRAMEHERFDAVGVGVMGGPQVATAIAVSRAIRARFPLVPIIWGGYFPTLHTDATLAAPYVDYAIRAQGERTLPELVAAIVDDEPELGHIAGLSWKRAGTVVHNPARPIMRHDPAGLLPYDKLGDPRRYLARTYLGQRTVATQAAIGCRYHCTFCGVAAMFGGATQLPAAARLERELAYFKHELGADAVQYFDHNFFDREADMLPLLEVMARFELPWWCFARSDALLKLSEHAWALVRRSRLRMAYIGAESPSGQMLHDIRKGTRPDQTLEVVELCRRHGVIPELSFMVAPPENTEEETERTFEFIREMKRINPQTEIVIYIYTPLPEHSRHEKDRTRRPGAPLLDIDGEPVVFPATPDEWAQPRWVDYACHMDAPWLSDRLRRRINDFVTVLRCRYPTVQDLRAPPWAKRNLSAMAGWRYRFRRYDRPWELNLANRLVRLRMPQVSGL from the coding sequence ATGACCGCTCCACGCACCTTGCTGATCAACCCGACCGTCACCTCGCGGTCCAGCGCGCGCTTCCCGCTCGGCCTGCTGCAGCTGGCGGCGGCGCTGGACCGCAACGGCAGCAGCCGCATCATCGACGGCAACGTGGACCGCGACTTCGTCAACGACAGCCTGCGCGCGATGGAGCATGAGCGCTTCGACGCCGTCGGCGTGGGCGTGATGGGCGGCCCGCAGGTAGCCACGGCGATCGCGGTGTCCAGGGCGATACGTGCGCGTTTTCCGCTGGTGCCGATCATCTGGGGCGGCTATTTTCCGACCCTGCACACGGATGCCACGCTGGCCGCACCGTATGTGGACTACGCGATCCGCGCGCAAGGCGAGAGGACCCTGCCCGAGCTGGTCGCCGCGATCGTCGATGACGAGCCCGAGCTGGGCCATATCGCCGGCCTGTCGTGGAAGCGCGCCGGCACGGTGGTGCACAACCCGGCGCGTCCCATCATGCGTCACGACCCCGCGGGGCTGCTGCCCTACGACAAGCTCGGCGATCCGCGCCGCTACCTGGCGCGCACCTACCTGGGCCAGCGCACCGTCGCCACCCAGGCGGCCATCGGCTGCCGCTACCACTGCACGTTCTGCGGCGTGGCCGCGATGTTCGGCGGTGCGACCCAGCTGCCGGCCGCGGCACGGCTGGAACGCGAGCTGGCGTATTTCAAGCACGAGCTGGGCGCCGATGCGGTGCAGTACTTCGACCACAACTTCTTCGACCGCGAGGCGGACATGCTGCCGCTGCTCGAGGTGATGGCGCGGTTCGAGCTGCCGTGGTGGTGCTTCGCCCGCTCCGACGCGCTGCTCAAGCTCTCGGAGCACGCGTGGGCGCTGGTGCGCCGCAGCCGGCTGCGCATGGCCTACATCGGCGCGGAGTCGCCCAGCGGCCAGATGCTGCACGACATCCGCAAGGGCACGCGGCCGGACCAGACCCTCGAGGTGGTCGAGCTGTGCCGCCGCCATGGCGTGATCCCGGAGCTGTCGTTCATGGTCGCGCCGCCGGAGAACACCGAGGAGGAGACCGAGCGCACCTTCGAGTTCATCCGCGAGATGAAGCGGATCAACCCGCAGACGGAGATCGTCATCTACATCTACACGCCGCTGCCGGAGCACAGCCGCCACGAGAAGGATCGCACCAGGCGGCCGGGCGCGCCGCTGCTGGATATCGACGGCGAACCGGTGGTGTTCCCCGCGACGCCGGACGAATGGGCCCAGCCGCGCTGGGTCGATTACGCCTGCCACATGGATGCGCCCTGGCTCAGCGACCGGCTGCGCCGCCGCATCAACGACTTCGTCACCGTGCTGCGCTGCCGCTATCCCACGGTGCAGGACTTGCGCGCGCCGCCATGGGCCAAGCGCAATCTCAGCGCGATGGCCGGCTGGCGCTACCGCTTCCGCCGGTACGACCGGCCGTGGGAGCTGAACCTGGCGAACCGGCTGGTGCGCCTGCGCATGCCGCAGGTGTCGGGCCTGTAG
- a CDS encoding glycosyltransferase family 4 protein — MPVHVAQINFLPAPRGLGLADLLERWPSLADIAELVAGAGVRVTVLQAAAHAERLTRAGVDYRLVDLRGTWTAQGRGRRFADALDGSGVDLLHAHSLAWVDDAFAIAGKLAPGMPVLFQDHADRLPRWWRRPRHRRRFAAAAGVAFTAVELARPFVTAGVFAPATRLLAIPESSSRFTPGDRAHARAATGVHGTPCALWVGRLNRGKDPLTVLDGVALAAERLPGLQLWCAFGEEPMLAEVRAHIDADRRLAGRVHLLGKVAHAQVETLMRAADLFVSGSRAESSGYAAMEALACGLAPVLTDIPAFRALTGNGRIGRLWPCGDAPALAAALVDAAASRPSPQQVRTHFDETLSFQAVGRLWAEAYARVLDDRRGSVP, encoded by the coding sequence GTGCCGGTGCACGTGGCGCAGATCAATTTCCTGCCCGCACCCCGCGGCCTGGGCCTCGCGGACCTGCTCGAACGCTGGCCGTCGCTGGCGGATATCGCGGAGCTGGTGGCGGGCGCCGGCGTCCGGGTCACCGTGTTGCAGGCGGCCGCGCATGCCGAGCGCCTGACGCGCGCCGGCGTCGACTACCGCCTCGTCGATCTGCGTGGAACGTGGACGGCGCAAGGCCGGGGCCGCCGTTTCGCCGATGCCCTGGACGGCAGCGGCGTCGACCTGCTGCATGCGCACAGCCTGGCCTGGGTCGACGATGCGTTCGCGATCGCCGGCAAGCTCGCACCGGGCATGCCGGTGCTTTTCCAGGACCACGCCGACCGGCTGCCGCGCTGGTGGCGGCGGCCGCGCCATCGTCGTCGCTTCGCGGCAGCAGCGGGCGTGGCCTTCACGGCAGTCGAGCTTGCGCGACCCTTCGTCACCGCCGGCGTGTTCGCCCCGGCGACACGGCTGCTCGCGATTCCCGAATCCAGCAGCCGCTTCACGCCGGGCGATCGTGCCCACGCACGTGCGGCGACCGGCGTGCACGGCACACCTTGCGCGCTGTGGGTGGGGCGCCTGAACCGCGGCAAGGATCCGCTCACGGTGCTCGACGGCGTCGCGCTGGCGGCGGAGCGCTTGCCCGGCCTGCAGCTGTGGTGCGCCTTCGGCGAGGAACCGATGCTGGCCGAGGTGCGGGCGCACATCGATGCCGACCGGCGACTGGCCGGGCGCGTGCACCTGTTGGGCAAGGTGGCGCATGCGCAGGTCGAGACGCTGATGCGCGCCGCCGACCTGTTCGTCTCCGGCAGCCGCGCCGAGAGCAGCGGCTACGCGGCGATGGAAGCGCTGGCTTGCGGCCTCGCGCCGGTACTCACGGATATCCCGGCGTTCCGCGCACTGACCGGCAACGGCCGCATCGGCCGGCTGTGGCCGTGCGGCGATGCGCCGGCGCTGGCCGCGGCGCTGGTCGATGCCGCGGCGAGCCGGCCTTCGCCGCAACAGGTGCGCACGCATTTCGACGAGACGCTCTCGTTCCAGGCGGTGGGGCGGCTCTGGGCCGAGGCCTATGCACGGGTGCTCGACGACCGCCGCGGGAGCGTGCCATGA
- a CDS encoding glycosyltransferase family 4 protein — protein MKLALVVPGGVDRSGEFRVIPALLALIVRLARTHEVHVFALHQEAAPACWELAGAHIHNIGEGRTRLRAIAAIRAEHRRAPFDAIHAIFSGSCSLVAVAAAKLLRRPSLVHVAGGELVALPAIAYGGRRTWKARLREAVVLRGADAITAASAPILESLHALGLEARRVPLGVDLLAWPPRAPRGRDGGPARLIHVASLNRVKDQPTLLRALAILAGTGPDFEMDIVGVDTLQGEMQRLAGRLGLDGRVRFLGFKTQRELRLLMESADLLVMSSLHEAGPLVALEAAAVGVPTVGTAVGHIAEWAPAAALAVPVGDASALADAIRRLLADEELRLRLAAGAQLRALCEDADHTARAFEALYLRLRAA, from the coding sequence ATGAAGCTCGCGCTGGTGGTTCCCGGCGGAGTGGATCGCAGCGGCGAGTTCCGCGTGATCCCGGCCCTGCTGGCGCTGATAGTGCGGCTGGCACGCACGCACGAGGTGCACGTCTTCGCGCTGCACCAGGAGGCGGCGCCGGCTTGCTGGGAACTCGCCGGCGCACATATCCACAACATCGGCGAAGGCCGGACGCGGCTGCGCGCGATCGCGGCGATCCGCGCCGAGCACAGGCGCGCACCGTTCGATGCGATCCACGCGATCTTCTCCGGCTCCTGCAGCCTGGTTGCCGTGGCGGCGGCGAAGCTGTTGCGGCGGCCGAGCCTGGTGCATGTCGCCGGCGGCGAGCTGGTCGCGCTGCCCGCGATAGCCTACGGCGGCCGGCGCACGTGGAAGGCGCGGCTGCGCGAAGCGGTGGTGCTGCGCGGCGCCGATGCGATCACCGCCGCCAGCGCGCCGATCCTCGAATCGCTGCACGCGCTCGGGCTAGAGGCCCGGCGCGTACCGCTGGGCGTCGACCTGCTGGCCTGGCCGCCGCGTGCGCCGCGCGGGCGCGACGGGGGGCCGGCCCGGCTGATCCACGTGGCCAGCCTCAACCGCGTCAAGGACCAGCCGACCCTGCTGCGCGCGCTGGCGATCCTGGCCGGGACGGGGCCGGACTTCGAAATGGACATCGTCGGCGTGGACACCTTGCAGGGCGAGATGCAGCGGCTCGCCGGCCGGCTCGGGCTGGATGGACGGGTGCGTTTTCTCGGCTTCAAGACCCAGCGCGAACTGCGCCTGCTGATGGAGTCGGCCGACCTGCTGGTGATGTCGTCGCTGCACGAGGCCGGGCCGCTGGTGGCGCTCGAGGCCGCTGCCGTGGGCGTGCCCACGGTGGGCACGGCTGTAGGGCACATCGCGGAGTGGGCGCCGGCGGCGGCGCTGGCCGTGCCGGTCGGCGACGCGTCGGCGCTCGCGGACGCCATCCGCCGCCTGCTAGCCGACGAGGAACTGCGGCTGCGCCTGGCCGCGGGTGCGCAGCTCCGCGCGCTGTGCGAGGACGCCGACCACACCGCGCGCGCGTTCGAAGCGCTCTATCTGCGTCTGCGCGCCGCATGA
- a CDS encoding acyltransferase family protein — protein sequence MNTQGARMPSLDGFRAISILMVCYGHLCGTRRFPISIAQYGRWCGDVAHLGVLVFFVISGFLITSLLMGEREATGAISLKRFYLRRILRIFPAFYAFVLVMAIATAAGAVPLSGRDFAYALTYTVNFESGRSLQIGHLWSLSVEEQFYLLWPLTLLALRERRALLVATAAICIGPLVRWGIREWIFHVDPRFPGSMLTSFPAMFDYLATGCALALLRPWLLTRTWYLRLTGSRWLVLAVPLVLLINRMGSHPVAILLGSPLMNLCLAVLIESSTRHANSLAGRLLNWKPAVFIGVLSYSLYLWQMPFLDHRSDAWMHAFPQNLLLVFLAALSSWFLIERPFNRLRRRLRHGNELPAIAREEHGCRTATSPLR from the coding sequence ATGAACACGCAGGGCGCCCGCATGCCTTCGCTGGACGGGTTCCGGGCGATCTCGATCCTGATGGTGTGCTACGGGCATCTGTGCGGGACGCGGCGTTTTCCCATTTCCATCGCACAATACGGCCGCTGGTGCGGCGACGTCGCGCATCTCGGCGTGCTGGTGTTCTTCGTGATCTCCGGTTTCCTCATCACCTCGCTGTTGATGGGCGAGCGCGAGGCGACGGGGGCGATTTCGCTGAAGCGGTTCTACCTGCGCCGAATCCTGCGCATCTTTCCCGCGTTCTACGCGTTTGTCCTGGTCATGGCGATCGCGACGGCGGCGGGCGCGGTGCCGCTGAGCGGCCGCGACTTTGCCTACGCGCTGACCTACACGGTCAACTTCGAGTCGGGCCGCTCCCTGCAGATCGGACACCTCTGGTCGCTGTCGGTCGAGGAGCAGTTCTATCTGCTGTGGCCGCTGACCCTGCTGGCCCTGCGCGAACGTCGCGCCTTGCTCGTCGCGACCGCGGCGATCTGCATCGGTCCGCTGGTGCGCTGGGGCATCCGTGAATGGATATTCCACGTCGATCCCCGTTTTCCGGGCAGCATGCTGACGAGCTTCCCCGCGATGTTCGATTACCTGGCCACGGGTTGTGCGCTGGCGCTGCTGCGGCCATGGCTGCTGACCCGCACGTGGTACCTGCGCCTGACCGGCAGCCGCTGGCTCGTGCTCGCGGTGCCGCTGGTGCTGCTGATCAATCGCATGGGCAGCCATCCCGTGGCAATCCTGCTGGGGTCGCCGCTGATGAACCTGTGCCTCGCCGTGCTGATCGAGTCGAGTACGCGGCATGCGAACTCGCTGGCCGGACGCTTGCTGAACTGGAAGCCGGCGGTGTTTATCGGCGTGCTGAGTTACTCGCTGTATCTGTGGCAGATGCCTTTCCTCGACCATCGCTCCGACGCGTGGATGCATGCATTCCCGCAGAACCTGTTGCTCGTTTTCCTCGCGGCGCTGTCGTCCTGGTTCCTGATCGAGCGCCCGTTCAATCGTCTGCGCCGGCGGCTGCGGCACGGCAACGAGCTGCCTGCCATCGCGCGGGAGGAGCACGGATGCCGCACGGCGACGAGCCCGCTGCGATGA
- a CDS encoding class I SAM-dependent methyltransferase, whose product MNRTQTVAGLLGDTPQRDYTEKLRLFNAFARPELREAINALSLQADARVLDAGCGTGEAVGWFQESAGDRALVVGMDLATAHVHAARHSAPAPATVVQADMLQPPLADGSLDLVWAVNAVNHLHDPVAGVQILARLLRPGGRLVLGQSSLVPDMVFAWDARLERCVNDAVRAYYRERYGRSEREFTAVRALVGWLQAAGLPQVAVRTRMIERVQPLADADERYLRDAIFRDTWGERLRPYLHQEDFDTLARLCDPDDAHYALRRPDFHFLQSLTIAVATKA is encoded by the coding sequence ATGAACAGGACGCAGACCGTGGCCGGACTGCTCGGTGACACTCCGCAGCGCGACTACACGGAGAAGCTCCGGCTGTTCAACGCCTTCGCACGGCCGGAGCTGCGCGAAGCGATCAATGCGTTGTCGCTGCAGGCGGATGCGCGCGTGCTCGACGCCGGCTGCGGCACGGGCGAGGCGGTCGGCTGGTTCCAGGAATCCGCGGGGGATCGTGCACTGGTGGTGGGAATGGACCTGGCGACCGCGCATGTCCATGCCGCCCGCCACAGTGCGCCGGCGCCGGCGACTGTCGTGCAGGCCGACATGCTGCAGCCGCCGCTGGCGGACGGCAGCCTCGACCTGGTCTGGGCCGTCAACGCCGTCAATCATCTGCACGACCCGGTCGCCGGCGTGCAGATCCTGGCCAGGCTGCTGCGTCCGGGCGGCCGCCTCGTGCTGGGCCAGAGCTCGCTGGTGCCGGACATGGTTTTCGCGTGGGACGCCCGTCTCGAACGATGCGTCAACGACGCGGTGCGCGCGTACTACCGCGAGCGCTACGGCCGCAGCGAGCGCGAATTCACCGCGGTGCGTGCGCTGGTCGGCTGGCTGCAGGCGGCGGGCCTGCCGCAGGTGGCGGTGCGCACGCGGATGATCGAGCGCGTCCAGCCACTCGCGGATGCGGACGAGCGCTACCTGCGCGACGCGATCTTCCGGGACACCTGGGGCGAGCGCCTGCGGCCCTACCTGCACCAGGAGGACTTCGACACGCTGGCACGGCTGTGCGATCCGGACGATGCTCACTACGCGCTGCGGCGGCCGGATTTCCATTTCCTGCAAAGCCTGACGATCGCGGTGGCGACGAAGGCGTGA